The Aerosakkonema funiforme FACHB-1375 genome contains the following window.
CGTAAATAAAGTTTTCCAATACGCTGAGAAATTCTTTATCCCTAATCAAAATAGCGTTAAAACTTATACTGAAATTTTTTATGTTTTCTTTATTTTCCAAATACTCTTGCAGTTTTTCACCAGCGTTTGTAAAGTTATTTATTAAAACATAGAAATATACATAGATAAGATTAATCAATGTGAATTTCTCGAAAGTAGATGCTATTTCTAGATATCTTTCAGCTTCATTCAAATCCACTTTTAGCATTAATAGATTTAGGGCAGACAAACCATAATAAGGGCCTTTTAAGATCAGATCTAGTTTTCTTGGCTCGATTTTCTCCAACCACTCACTTGCGTCTTCAAATCTGCCCATTCTGTGATACACATTGGCGATGTTGTAAATAATGCCGTCTCTACTCTCTATATGCAGCCGCACGAAAATACTTTTTAGCTTTTTGTGTAAAAGAGCTAAAGCGCGATCGTACTCTCCTTGGAACATCAGTTTAATCGGCTTCATCGAGTTAAAATAAAGTTCCCAAATTAGAAAACCCCAAACTGCTAAAACTCCGATAAATGTTACTAAACCAAAAGGTATACCTGTATTAATTGCGACAATGGTATCTATTAATATAAGTAAGAAGGTAATCAGGATACCGATGAGTAAGCCAGCGATCGCATAAGCTACTTTCTTCATTAATTTATTACCTTAATTACAACCAGGATGGTTAAAATATAGGAATATTTTAACCATCCTGGTTGCAAATATATGCTTCTAAGCCAAATTTTTCACTAACGCACGCCAAGCGAACTGTGGTAAAGCTAACATCCGCCGCCAGCGCCAGGGCTCTTGATACAAACGATACAGCCATTCCAAATGATTGTTCCTCAGCCAAGCAGGGGCGCGGGACTTAATACCCGCCCAAATATCCAAACTACCGCCAACGCCAATCCAGATTGCTTTGGGACAAAGGAGGCGATTTTTGGCAATCCACAATTCTTGGCGCGGCACGCCCAAACCAACTAAAATTATGCTGGGCTGTAGTTCTTTGAGGGTGGCGTGCAGTTGTTGTTCGTCTTCAGGTGAAAGGTAGCCGTGCTGCGTACCTGCGATTTTCAATCCTGGAACTCGTCGCTGCCACATTTCTGCGGCTGTTTGAGCTACCCCAGGTTTTCCACCGTAGAAAAATACCGACCACGACTTGCCCAACTGACCGGCTTGCCACAAAAGCGACTCTGCCAGTTCAATTCCCGGACAACGTTTTACCGATTTGCCCAGTATACGCAAATAAAGCACAACTCCAGAGCCATCAGGAATAACCAAATCGGCTTGACGGATCGTACTAGCCAAACTTGCATTGCGTTCTGCCTGGATGCTCATCTCAGCGTTGAGTGTTACCACATGACAGCCTTGTTGGTGCTGCAACCTTGAGAGGAGCCAACCTGAATAGTCTTCCAACAGATGTACCGGTAGTCCCAGTACCGAGAACGGTTGGGGCGTCTCAGTCATAATAACCTGTTTTTGCACAACCTCACATCACCATATCTATGCTCGACAGTTTACCTCGACGCAGAATTGCTGTGTACTTCCAAAGAAAGATCTTCCCGACAAATTTTTTCTCTCTTTTTTTGAGCGGGCAGACCTCAAACACATGGTTTGAGGGAACCATCAGCATACAGCTCTAGAGGCACCAACTGTACTTTACCATTAACTCTGACTTTAGAGTAGACAATGCGGACAAACTGAGATTTGTTATTGTTGTAGCGAGTAGACATAATAGTTCACCTTACTACGTTAAAGTTTCAGTTCTGAGTAGCTATTAAGGCAAATTATTGAACTGTTTATTTCTGCCTACTGATGTTCTACAAAAGGAAATGTTAAACTTCCGGACACAATCAGACAATTTTATGCCTTGCCCGCTCACACAAGAGCTTAGGCAGCCATACCAAATCTCTTCTATGCACAAAAGCCAACATCTTTTATCCGAAAACTCTGCTTTATTTTTGGCGTGCAAGGAACATCACAAAATTAGTTTAAGTCAATCAGATCGGCTGACAAGCTAATTAACCAAAGACTTAGGCACTGGCGTTGCCAAAAACTGCGTTTCTGATTAGATATCTAGTTGAGGAACCTTGTGGGGTGCCAGTCGATCGCTCAATTTAACTAGCTATCACCTATCAGCTATCAAAAAGCTGACGCCTCAATTTAATGCAGCACGATTTGCACGGCATCTCCAAGTTTTATTTGCAATTGTGATTGGGCGTTACCTTTGCTGACAGCAATTTCCACACAACCGTGACTCCCAAGTAAAGCGATCGCACTGCCATCAGGGGTATTGCTGTAAGTTTTATTACCTGGTATACTTAACCCAGCGGCTTTAACAAACCAATTTTTGCCGTCAACGAGATGAGCGGGGATGTTTGTAATTAAGTTGCCGAAGCGATCGACATACTGAATGCAGCCTAGAATACCAGTATCTGTTAAACTGTATTCTGATATGGGCAATGGCACCAAGGTTTCTGGAGCGATTTTTTGTCCCAATTCTGTAAAAGGAACACCGCTGGCAAGATGAGCTCCCACGGAGGCAAAAATATCTCGACCGTGAAAAGTCTTGCTGGGTGTTGGCGTGCGCCAGTATTCTCGATTGGTAAGTGCGATCGCCGCCACAACGGGAGTGTGACTGAGAATACCGCTAAACAACCCATTATCCGGGCAAACTAAAAAAGCATTGGCAAATTCGATCGCCACTGCACGTCTGTTACCCCCTACCCCAGGATCGACAACGGCAATATGTACCGTTCCATCAGGAAAATACGGGTAGGCGCTCATCAGACAAAATTGACCTGCAGCAATGTTTTGGGGAGGAATTTCATGGCTAAGATCGATTACAGTTAGAGTAGGGTTGATTTGGGCAATAACGCCTTTCATTACACCTACATAAACATCGCTTAGGCCAAAATCGCTTAAGAGAGTCACCAGTCTAGGAACAGGCATTTTTGTCAAGTTTACAAAAATTTTATATGAAATCCGTTAGACAAAAAGTCATCGGCGTCTATCCCAAAAGCCTCGTTATCGCAAAATTTTCCCCGCTAGCCTATTGTTAATTGTTCCGGAGATAGTAATATGGCAACTCGTCAGGCTGTTCGACAAATAGCCGATCGCCGGATTTCTCCAAAAGAAACGAGGCGCTACTACCGTGGGATGGAGCAACTTGTCACAGTTGTGCAAGAGCTTTCTTTAGCTCGCAACCTAGACGCCGTTATGGCAATTGTAAAGCAAGCTGCACGAGAACTGACTGGTGCGGACGGAGCTACCTTCGTACTGCGCGACCGCAATATGTGCTACTACGCGGAGGAAAATGCGATCGCGCCACTTTGGAAAGGTCAGCGCTTCCCGATGAATATTTGCATCGGCGGGTGGACGATGTTGAACCGCCAACCGGTGCAGATCGAAGATATTTATGCCGATACGCGCATCCCGTATCAAGCTTATCAATCAACCTTTGTCAAGAGTCTGGTGATGGTGCCGATTCGGACATTAGACCCGATCGGTGCGATCGGCAACTACTGGGCCAAACGACATCAACCCAGTCCGGAAGAAGTAAAGTTGCTACAAGCACTAGCTGACACCACCGCCGTCGCATTGGAAAATATCCAAGTTTACGCCGAACTGGAACAGCGCGTAGTCGAACGTACAGCAGAACTCCAGACCGCATACAAAGAACTGGCCACTTTAGCCGATAACGTACCTGCATTGGTGGCCCGCGTCGATCGCAACCTGCGGCACATCTTTGTCAATCAACCCCTAACAGAAGTCTGCGGCATCCCCAAAGACGAATTCTTGGGTAAAACTTTTCGAGAGTTGAAGTTATCGCCACAGGTATGGGAGGTCTGGGAATCTGGCGTCTGCCAGGTCTTCGCTGTCGGCATCCCCAAAGAAGTCGAGTTTCCTTTTGTCAGTCGCGATGGTGTGCGCTACTATTGCACGCGATTTGTGCCGGAGTTCGACGCCAACGGAAGCGTGGAAACTGTGTTGGGCGTAACTTACGATATTACTGAAAGCAAGCAGACAGAAGAGGAAATTCGTCGCTTGTCTCTCACCGATGATATGACAGGTTTACACAACCGTCGCGGTTTTTTTCTTCTCTCCGAACAGCAATTAAAAGTTGCTTGCCGTGCCCACAGCTTCTGTGCATTAATTTTTGTCGATTTAGATGGTTTGAAAAAAATCAACGACACTTTAGGACACGATTTAGGTTCGGCGATGATTGTTGACGCCGCACAATTACTGAAAAGCACTTTTCGGGAAGCAGATGTGGTGGCGCGTTTGGGTGGTGATGAATTTATTATTCTGGCATTAAACTGCGGCGATAGCTGCCATGCGATCGAACCACGAATTATTACAAAAATTGATGAGTTCAATCGGCAAGAAAAGCGTCCTTATAAATTATCTATGAGTGTTGGTATTTTACCTTTCGATCCTCAAACTAGGGAATCTATGGAAAGTTTAGTAGCCCGAACTGATGCACTGATGTACGAAGACAAACGTGCTAAGCGGCAATGTTTACTTTCTTGAAAAAAAATCTAGTTGTACGCAAGAGGAACATTTATAGGGCACATCAGACCGATTAATCCGTTCGTAAAGCTACTATTTTAGTATCTGACGCGCCCTACATTTCTACCTCAAAAGTTCCTCGCAAAGTCGATCCAAATTGCTATTTTGCTCAGCAATAATCAGCTGCGCTATATCTACCAGTTTAGCAATATTTTCTTGGCTGCCATCGTCCATATCATCGTTAGCTTCATTCAACGGTGCTTGGAAGCGATAGTACTGTTTGGGATAACCGGGATCGTAAGGAAGCAATTGTTCCAATTGACTGGCTACCGATTCGCTCATACCGTCCATCATAATATTGATAATCGGTTCTAACCAGCCAATTAATCCCCAATTTTTAGCGCGATCGTATGAGTATTTACGAGTTAGCGAACCCGTCCCCATAGATACCACCAGGATTTCATTGAGATCTAGCTTCTCCCCAGTTCTTCTAGCAGCAATTATGGCTTCCATAATTGCTAAAGATGTCGGGTTATTGGCGAAAACTCCCCCATCGACTAACGTATAGAAACTGCTGTCAGTTTGAATTGTGGCCAGATGGTATGGCTCAAAATAACTGGGCGCGGCAGAAGTAGCCATTGCCGCTTGTTTCATTTTAAAGCCACTGCTAATTTTGCGGAAGTATTCCCCTATCTTTTCTGCTGACCGATCGCTGACAAAGAAAATAGGTCTCCGTATTTCAATGTCATAGCTGGTGATGAAAACAGGTTTAAGCGCATTTTTGAGAGGAGTTTCGCCCAAATATGCGCTTAAAACTTCTTCTCTACCTTCGGAAGAGTATTTTGGTCGAATTAAATCATCTGTCTTTGTATATCTTTCGCTCAACGGCTCATAAAATATACGTTTTCCTTCTTTTCGATACAGCTCGACCATATCCTTTGCTGTATACTGAGCTAAATCGGGAGCCAGCGGATTTGGCATGGTAAGGCCCAAACTCAAGATACCTCCTGTTGAGGTTCCGGCGATTAAATCGAACATTTCAAAAATCCGCTTTCCTGTGCGTTTTTCCATCTCAGCTAAAATTATTGCTGGGATAATGCCTCGGATACCGCCACCGTCTATTGACAATATTTTGAATTTAAAAGCCATAAGATTCTCATTTTTAGTAGCCTCGAATACTTTTAAATTCGGCATTTTTGTTATATAATCGGGAATTTTTTTTAAATAAAATATGAAGTAATGTTAAGCTCCTGCCGATCGATCTTTGCCAACGGCAGTTACAGCTAGGGTGTCGGGACTAGGGATTAGGGCCTCGGGAAGAGGGAGAGGGAAGAACGGGAGAGCGGGGGAGCGGGAGAACGGGAGAACGGGAGAACGACATAAAGGTCGAAAATGTAAATATAAATTCCCCCACTCCCCCACTCCCCCACTCCCCCACTCCCCCACTCCCTCACTCCCCCGGCGACCTTGAAGACTTGATGTCAATTTCAGATTTAGCTGTAAAAATTCTGTAAATTTGGATACAGTTTCCTGATTTATAGTTATAATCAAGGAAGAACACACAAGAAAGTTCCAAAAAGAGTCCACTATGAGCAGAATTAATCGGGAAGAAGTAAAAAGAACTGCTGATGTTCATCGCGCTAACATCCAAAAGAGACTGGAGCAGCGCCTGGAAGTCGCTAGATCGAAGGGTGACGAAAATTTGATCCGCTTGTTGGAACAAGAAATGCAGCAGCTTTAGGAAGTAGGGTGGGCAATGCCCACCCTACTGCTTTTTGGAGTTACCGACCTCCTACCACAACATTTTTGATGCGGATGTGTGGCCCACCGACACTTACAGGCAGGGGCATTTGTCCGCCCTTACCGCAACCGCCGTTGAGATAAACCGAATCATTGCCGATCGCTTCAATATCTTTAAGAGTTTGGAAAACATTACCCGTCAGAGTGACATCGCTGACGGGTTCTGCTATTTTGCCATTGCGAATCATGTAACCTTCAGCTGCGGCAAAAGTAAACATCTCGCCGTTAGTTTGTCCGCCCAACATCCGCACAGCATAGACGCCTTCCTGGATATCGGCAATCATCTCATCAAAAGAGTGTTCCCCCGCTTCGATCGCGGTATTGGTCATCCGCACGATCGGCGGATGGGTAGCATTGATCGCACGCGCATTGCCGGTAGGTTTTTCTTGGAGTTTAGCAGCAGTTTCGCGGTTATGCAGGCGTTGAGTGAGGATACCCTTTTCGATCAAATATTTGCGCTGACCCGGAACGCCTTCATCATCATACTTGAGAGAACCCGGTAATCCTGGCAAAGTCGCATCGTCTACTACATTGAGCTGTTCGATCGCCAAAGGTTTGCCCAAACTCAGCAATTCCTGCATTCGCGGATTTTCGTAAACAAAATCTGCTTCCGAAAGATGACCGAAAGCTTCGTGAATGAAAACACCGGAAAGGTAAGGGTCTAAAACTACAGTATATTGACCGCCTTTAACAGATTTTGCTTCCAACTGACGGATAGCCCGTTGGGCAGCACCTTGGACTCGCGCTTCGATTCCCACCAGAGCATTATAATCCGATCGAGAGTGGAAGGATTCGTATCCTTGTCGCACCAAACCGCCTTCTCCTCTAGCAATCGCACCGAAACCGGCTTGAATGTCTAACCTTTCTTGGGCGATGCAGGTGCCGATCGAATTGACAAAATAGGTGATGCCAAAGCGATCGCGATAATTTACTGAAGTGGTTTGAATGCGCGGGTCAAATTCCAGCAACAGCTGATTGTACCCTTCCATTAAACGGCGTTTTTCTGCTAAAGAAACTCCTCTAGGATCGAGTCCGAGTTCGGCAGTAACATAGTCTTTAATTGGTTCGATCGGTGCTAAAACAGTAGTTTCTTTACCCACCAGTTTGGCTTGGGAAATAGCTTCTTCAATTCGCTCTTTTAATTCTGCCAAACCGTTAAAAGTAACAAAACTCCAGCCGCCGTTATGACAAGCGCGAATACCGCCAGCAAGAGTAAAACCGCGATCGACCGCATCCAGTTGTGGGCCACGAAAAGTTATGGCAGTTGATTCGCTTTGTTCTAATCGAATTTCCAGATAATCAACGCGATCGCGGTAAGGGGCGATCGTCTCAAGTAACCGATCCTGCATGGAATTGTTCACGCGCTTAATACTTCCTTTCCAGACTGATTTGCCACTTGCTTCACAATTTCTTCTTTTAGTCTAGAACTTCTCTGGTGACTATCTGTTACGTGAGCTATCTTCGATAATGTCGATAGCGGTGCCAATGCAACATATTAGAAACACAAAAATGCCTACTATCCAAATACCGATGCGGTCTTGGCAGTACTTTGCCTCTGTTGGCCTAGTGGCCGTTGTCCACTTCGGCGCAGCTTACTCAATCACTTTAATTCCCAATCTGAAACTGGAATGGGAGATTGTACCTATATGGCCGCCCACAGGGGTTAACGTAGCTGCACTTGTGTTGCTGGGATCGCGGATATTGCCTGGAATCGCACTAGGTCATTTTTTTTTCTACTTGTGTTTTGCCACAAAGTGGACTGTTGCCGCTACCACTGCCTTGATTATTACGCTGCAAGCATGGGTAGCAGCGAAGTTGCTTAACCGCGTTGGTTTCCATCCTGCTTTAAATCGCCTGCGAGATGTTTTGGGATTGGTAATAGTGGCAGCACCGCTATCCTCGTTTGTGGGTAATAGCATTGCGATCGTCAGTTTATCTTTGTTATCCGGGAGCTCACTTTGGTCAAAGTGGTGGAGTTGGTGCCTTGGCGATATCATTGCCATTTTGATTGTGACGCCAGTGTTACTAACGTGGTGTCACTCGATTTTAGATTTTAGATTTGGGATTTTGGATTGGCGTTTGTCGAACCAATGTAAAAACTCAGAAACTCACCAGCAAACTCACAATTTTACATTTAAAATTTCCCATCTAAAATTAATGGAATTCGCTGTTTGGCTGGCGCTGCTTATCGGGGTAAATTGGATAGTATTTTGCTCTAAAACCAGCCTAAAAATTGCCGATTATCCCCTGGAATATTTACCTTTTACTTTAGTAATTTGGGCAGCATTTCGTTTCGGGCAAACAGGAACTTCGCTGTCAGCATTTGTAGGTTCTACTATTGGCATTTTTGGAATATCAAGAGGCGATGGCCCATTTTTAATAATGGAAAGTAATATCAATAGCAGTATCCTTTACCTACAAGCTTTCCTAGCAGTTGAAGCCATCACAGGTCTGATTTTAACCGCTACTGTGAACGAGCGTCAGCAATCGGAACATAAATTTAGAGAACTCGCCCAAACGCTTGAGAGCAAAGTGCAAGAAAGAACATTAGAACTGGAGCAAAAAAATGAAGAACTGGCAAAATCTTTTCGGAAATTGCAAGAAACCCAACAGCAACTGATTCAATCAGAAAAAATGTCAAGTTTGGGCCATTTGGTTGCAGGTATCGCTCACGAAATCAATAACCCAGTCAATTTTATCCACGGCAACCTTACCCACATCAATAACTATACCCAAGATTTGTTAGAAGCGATCGCACTGTATCAAGATCGATATCCCCAAGCTAGTCCCAGAATTCAAGAGCGGCTTGAAGAAATAGATTTACACTTCCTTCAAGAAGACATTGGCAAAATTTTGTCCTCTATGAAAGCGGGAACCGAACGCATCCGGCAGATAGTTTTATCTTTAAGAAATTTCTCGCGCCTGGACGAAGCTGAAATGAAGAAAGTAGACATTCACGAAGGAATTAAAAGTACGTTGTTGATTGTGCAACATCGCTTGCAAAATGATCGTACCTACAATTATCGAATTCAGGTGAACGAGCAATATAGCGAACTGCCCGCAGTGGAATGCTACGCCAGCGAAATGAATCAGGTGTTTATAAATATTATCAACAATGCAATTGACTCTTTGGAGTCACGCTTCGCGAAGGATGTAATAGAGGAGTTGGAACGTAGGCAAATTGGAACATTAGAATTTATTGAGCCTACTATTTGGATTCGCACCAGCTTAATAAATAATGAGCGGGTGAAGATTGAAATCACCGACAACGGTATCGGCATGACCCCAGAAGTCCAGTCTCGAATTTTCGATCCGTTTTTTACTACCAAAGAAGTCGGTAAAGGTACAGGTTTAGGTTTGTCTGTCAGCTATCAAATTGTAGTGGAAAAACATCAAGGATCTCTGAAATGCCTCTCGGAAGTCGGCAAAGGAACAACTTTGGAAATTGAGATTCCCATTCGACAGCATTGAAAAGTCAAAAGTCAATCATTCGCAGGGGCGGGTTTAGTCAATAACTCCAATCACAAGTCTATAGTTGTAGTCCAAAACCCGCCCGTACAAAGTTAAAAGTCAAAAGTAGAAATTTCCTCTTTATCCCTAGCCCCTAGTGCAGTACGGTAGAAGTAACCCAGCAGAGCTGAAGTAGTTAAATGCCTGACCATCAAAGGACTTTTGACTTTTGACTTTTGACTTTCTAGCCCCTTTTAGATCAAAATCACAGCTTAGAGTTTGGGACTTGCTCATAATCTTGGTTATCGGCACTTGCTCTTCTTATACTCAGTGAGCATCCGTATTTTTATCAGTGTGCATCTTCACATTTATCAGTTCAAACAATG
Protein-coding sequences here:
- a CDS encoding MASE1 domain-containing protein, whose protein sequence is MPTIQIPMRSWQYFASVGLVAVVHFGAAYSITLIPNLKLEWEIVPIWPPTGVNVAALVLLGSRILPGIALGHFFFYLCFATKWTVAATTALIITLQAWVAAKLLNRVGFHPALNRLRDVLGLVIVAAPLSSFVGNSIAIVSLSLLSGSSLWSKWWSWCLGDIIAILIVTPVLLTWCHSILDFRFGILDWRLSNQCKNSETHQQTHNFTFKISHLKLMEFAVWLALLIGVNWIVFCSKTSLKIADYPLEYLPFTLVIWAAFRFGQTGTSLSAFVGSTIGIFGISRGDGPFLIMESNINSSILYLQAFLAVEAITGLILTATVNERQQSEHKFRELAQTLESKVQERTLELEQKNEELAKSFRKLQETQQQLIQSEKMSSLGHLVAGIAHEINNPVNFIHGNLTHINNYTQDLLEAIALYQDRYPQASPRIQERLEEIDLHFLQEDIGKILSSMKAGTERIRQIVLSLRNFSRLDEAEMKKVDIHEGIKSTLLIVQHRLQNDRTYNYRIQVNEQYSELPAVECYASEMNQVFINIINNAIDSLESRFAKDVIEELERRQIGTLEFIEPTIWIRTSLINNERVKIEITDNGIGMTPEVQSRIFDPFFTTKEVGKGTGLGLSVSYQIVVEKHQGSLKCLSEVGKGTTLEIEIPIRQH
- a CDS encoding SAM hydrolase/SAM-dependent halogenase family protein, whose product is MPVPRLVTLLSDFGLSDVYVGVMKGVIAQINPTLTVIDLSHEIPPQNIAAGQFCLMSAYPYFPDGTVHIAVVDPGVGGNRRAVAIEFANAFLVCPDNGLFSGILSHTPVVAAIALTNREYWRTPTPSKTFHGRDIFASVGAHLASGVPFTELGQKIAPETLVPLPISEYSLTDTGILGCIQYVDRFGNLITNIPAHLVDGKNWFVKAAGLSIPGNKTYSNTPDGSAIALLGSHGCVEIAVSKGNAQSQLQIKLGDAVQIVLH
- a CDS encoding patatin-like phospholipase family protein, encoding MAFKFKILSIDGGGIRGIIPAIILAEMEKRTGKRIFEMFDLIAGTSTGGILSLGLTMPNPLAPDLAQYTAKDMVELYRKEGKRIFYEPLSERYTKTDDLIRPKYSSEGREEVLSAYLGETPLKNALKPVFITSYDIEIRRPIFFVSDRSAEKIGEYFRKISSGFKMKQAAMATSAAPSYFEPYHLATIQTDSSFYTLVDGGVFANNPTSLAIMEAIIAARRTGEKLDLNEILVVSMGTGSLTRKYSYDRAKNWGLIGWLEPIINIMMDGMSESVASQLEQLLPYDPGYPKQYYRFQAPLNEANDDMDDGSQENIAKLVDIAQLIIAEQNSNLDRLCEELLR
- a CDS encoding WecB/TagA/CpsF family glycosyltransferase, producing MTETPQPFSVLGLPVHLLEDYSGWLLSRLQHQQGCHVVTLNAEMSIQAERNASLASTIRQADLVIPDGSGVVLYLRILGKSVKRCPGIELAESLLWQAGQLGKSWSVFFYGGKPGVAQTAAEMWQRRVPGLKIAGTQHGYLSPEDEQQLHATLKELQPSIILVGLGVPRQELWIAKNRLLCPKAIWIGVGGSLDIWAGIKSRAPAWLRNNHLEWLYRLYQEPWRWRRMLALPQFAWRALVKNLA
- a CDS encoding TldD/PmbA family protein, encoding MQDRLLETIAPYRDRVDYLEIRLEQSESTAITFRGPQLDAVDRGFTLAGGIRACHNGGWSFVTFNGLAELKERIEEAISQAKLVGKETTVLAPIEPIKDYVTAELGLDPRGVSLAEKRRLMEGYNQLLLEFDPRIQTTSVNYRDRFGITYFVNSIGTCIAQERLDIQAGFGAIARGEGGLVRQGYESFHSRSDYNALVGIEARVQGAAQRAIRQLEAKSVKGGQYTVVLDPYLSGVFIHEAFGHLSEADFVYENPRMQELLSLGKPLAIEQLNVVDDATLPGLPGSLKYDDEGVPGQRKYLIEKGILTQRLHNRETAAKLQEKPTGNARAINATHPPIVRMTNTAIEAGEHSFDEMIADIQEGVYAVRMLGGQTNGEMFTFAAAEGYMIRNGKIAEPVSDVTLTGNVFQTLKDIEAIGNDSVYLNGGCGKGGQMPLPVSVGGPHIRIKNVVVGGR
- a CDS encoding sensor domain-containing diguanylate cyclase, which gives rise to MATRQAVRQIADRRISPKETRRYYRGMEQLVTVVQELSLARNLDAVMAIVKQAARELTGADGATFVLRDRNMCYYAEENAIAPLWKGQRFPMNICIGGWTMLNRQPVQIEDIYADTRIPYQAYQSTFVKSLVMVPIRTLDPIGAIGNYWAKRHQPSPEEVKLLQALADTTAVALENIQVYAELEQRVVERTAELQTAYKELATLADNVPALVARVDRNLRHIFVNQPLTEVCGIPKDEFLGKTFRELKLSPQVWEVWESGVCQVFAVGIPKEVEFPFVSRDGVRYYCTRFVPEFDANGSVETVLGVTYDITESKQTEEEIRRLSLTDDMTGLHNRRGFFLLSEQQLKVACRAHSFCALIFVDLDGLKKINDTLGHDLGSAMIVDAAQLLKSTFREADVVARLGGDEFIILALNCGDSCHAIEPRIITKIDEFNRQEKRPYKLSMSVGILPFDPQTRESMESLVARTDALMYEDKRAKRQCLLS
- the pirA gene encoding arginine synthesis PII-interacting regulator PirA; its protein translation is MSRINREEVKRTADVHRANIQKRLEQRLEVARSKGDENLIRLLEQEMQQL
- a CDS encoding tetratricopeptide repeat protein, yielding MKKVAYAIAGLLIGILITFLLILIDTIVAINTGIPFGLVTFIGVLAVWGFLIWELYFNSMKPIKLMFQGEYDRALALLHKKLKSIFVRLHIESRDGIIYNIANVYHRMGRFEDASEWLEKIEPRKLDLILKGPYYGLSALNLLMLKVDLNEAERYLEIASTFEKFTLINLIYVYFYVLINNFTNAGEKLQEYLENKENIKNFSISFNAILIRDKEFLSVLENFIYGTYYQAINDRDRARECFEKAYSSPYDSYYQAKAGEWLRAND